In one window of Haloimpatiens sp. FM7315 DNA:
- the surE gene encoding 5'/3'-nucleotidase SurE, with the protein MNILITNDDGISAKGIRALAKEVIKKHNIIIVAPREQQSASSHSISINKPLKIRKEKLEDLDCMAYSLVGTPADCTQAGLSLLGENIDLVISGINRGANSGTDVLYSGTVSAATEGALYGVPSIAISMQVDFNKDDEDYGKAAKWISVILEMVQDKCLRDDVVLNINVPNVREEEIKGVKVCRMGKATYKSRYILIEDKEDKVYLKNGIRNESKDKDTDLYFLSQGYVTVTPLHFDFTNFNIIKEITNIIEGK; encoded by the coding sequence ATGAATATATTAATTACTAATGATGATGGAATAAGTGCTAAAGGTATAAGAGCTTTAGCAAAGGAGGTTATAAAAAAACATAATATTATAATAGTTGCGCCAAGGGAGCAGCAAAGTGCTTCTAGTCATTCTATATCAATAAATAAGCCTTTAAAAATAAGAAAAGAGAAGTTAGAGGATTTAGATTGCATGGCCTATAGTTTAGTTGGAACACCGGCAGATTGTACTCAAGCTGGTTTGTCTTTGCTTGGTGAAAATATTGATCTTGTTATATCAGGAATCAATAGGGGAGCTAATTCAGGTACAGATGTACTGTACTCTGGTACGGTTTCTGCAGCTACTGAAGGTGCACTTTATGGAGTGCCATCTATTGCAATTTCTATGCAGGTTGATTTTAATAAAGATGATGAAGATTATGGTAAAGCTGCAAAATGGATAAGTGTTATACTTGAAATGGTTCAAGATAAGTGTTTAAGAGATGATGTAGTTCTTAATATTAATGTTCCTAATGTAAGGGAAGAGGAAATAAAAGGTGTTAAGGTTTGTAGAATGGGAAAAGCTACTTATAAATCTAGGTATATACTAATAGAGGATAAAGAAGATAAAGTATATTTAAAAAATGGAATTAGGAATGAAAGTAAAGATAAGGATACGGACTTATATTTTTTATCACAGGGTTATGTAACTGTAACTCCCTTACATTTTGATTTTACTAATTTTAATATTATTAAAGAAATAACAAATATAATAGAGGGAAAATAA